The following coding sequences are from one Enterococcus sp. 4G2_DIV0659 window:
- the der gene encoding ribosome biogenesis GTPase Der, producing MANPTIAIVGRPNVGKSTIFNRIAGERISIVEDTPGVTRDRIYTTGEWLGREFSIIDTGGIDLGDEPFMDQIKHQAEIAIEEADVIIFVASGREGITDADELVAKILYRSKKPVILAVNKVDNPEMRAEIYEFYSLGLGDPFPVSGSHGLGIGDVLDEAVKHFSTEIEEEDDDTIKFSLIGRPNVGKSSLINAILGEDRVIVSDIEGTTRDAIDTHFESENGQKFLMIDTAGMRKRGKVYESTEKYSVMRAMRAIERSDIVLVVLNAEEGIREQDKKVAGYAHEAGRGIIIVVNKWDTVEKETNTMRDFEEEIRDEFQYLDYAPIIFVSALTKQRLNKLPELIELVSMNQNLRIPSALLNDVVMDAIAINPTPTDKGKRLKVFYATQVAIKPPTFVIFVNEEELMHFSYARFLENQIRKAFTFEGTPIKIIPRRRK from the coding sequence ATGGCAAATCCAACAATTGCAATTGTCGGACGTCCTAATGTAGGAAAATCGACAATTTTTAACCGTATAGCCGGTGAAAGAATCTCAATTGTAGAAGATACACCCGGTGTAACAAGAGACCGTATTTATACCACAGGAGAGTGGTTGGGACGCGAATTTAGTATTATTGATACAGGTGGTATCGATCTAGGTGACGAACCATTTATGGATCAAATCAAACATCAAGCTGAAATCGCAATCGAAGAGGCAGATGTAATTATTTTTGTTGCTAGTGGGCGAGAAGGGATAACAGACGCTGATGAGTTAGTAGCTAAAATTTTATACCGTAGTAAAAAGCCCGTTATCTTAGCTGTAAACAAAGTAGACAATCCTGAAATGAGAGCAGAAATTTATGAATTTTATTCGTTAGGGTTGGGGGATCCATTTCCTGTATCTGGAAGTCACGGTCTAGGAATCGGAGATGTTTTAGATGAAGCAGTGAAACATTTTTCAACTGAAATTGAAGAAGAGGATGACGATACAATTAAATTTAGTTTGATTGGTCGGCCGAATGTTGGCAAATCTTCGTTGATTAATGCAATCCTTGGTGAAGATCGTGTCATTGTTTCAGATATAGAAGGAACGACTCGTGATGCCATTGATACCCATTTTGAGTCTGAAAATGGTCAAAAATTCTTAATGATTGATACTGCTGGAATGCGCAAACGTGGAAAAGTTTATGAGAGCACTGAAAAATACAGTGTGATGCGTGCAATGCGTGCAATTGAGCGATCAGACATTGTTTTAGTGGTATTAAATGCCGAAGAAGGAATTCGGGAACAAGACAAAAAGGTGGCTGGTTACGCCCATGAAGCAGGCCGTGGTATTATTATTGTTGTTAACAAATGGGATACGGTTGAAAAAGAAACAAATACCATGCGTGACTTTGAAGAAGAGATTCGTGATGAGTTCCAATATCTGGATTACGCACCGATTATCTTCGTGTCAGCGTTAACGAAACAACGCTTAAACAAACTGCCAGAATTGATTGAATTAGTTAGCATGAATCAAAACTTACGGATTCCATCAGCACTGTTAAATGATGTAGTAATGGACGCGATCGCAATCAATCCAACACCAACAGATAAAGGAAAACGATTGAAAGTTTTTTATGCGACGCAAGTAGCGATTAAGCCGCCAACGTTTGTTATTTTTGTCAATGAAGAAGAATTGATGCATTTCTCATACGCACGATTTTTAGAAAACCAAATCCGCAAAGCGTTTACTTTTGAAGGCACGCCAATCAAAATTATACCAAGAAGACGGAAATAG
- a CDS encoding HU family DNA-binding protein, translated as MANKAELIENVASSTGLTKKDATAAVDAVFSTIQESLAKGEKVQLIGFGNFEVRERAARKGRNPQTGKEIQIAASKVPAFKPGKALKDAVK; from the coding sequence ATGGCAAATAAAGCAGAATTAATCGAAAACGTTGCATCTTCAACTGGTTTAACTAAAAAAGACGCAACTGCAGCAGTGGATGCTGTATTTTCAACAATCCAAGAATCTCTTGCTAAAGGTGAAAAAGTTCAATTAATCGGTTTTGGTAACTTTGAAGTTCGCGAACGTGCGGCTCGTAAAGGACGTAACCCACAAACTGGTAAAGAAATTCAAATCGCTGCAAGTAAAGTACCTGCGTTCAAACCAGGTAAAGCGTTGAAAGATGCTGTTAAATAA
- a CDS encoding ferredoxin, with product MLCKIIPEKCIACGLCQVYAPEIFDYNDDGIVVFKNDTQATQEFISKNERDNALTAYRKCPVRAIEIEEK from the coding sequence ATGTTATGTAAAATAATTCCTGAAAAGTGTATTGCTTGTGGTTTATGCCAAGTGTATGCACCAGAAATATTTGACTACAATGATGATGGCATTGTCGTTTTCAAAAATGATACACAAGCAACACAAGAATTTATCTCTAAAAATGAAAGAGACAATGCGTTAACAGCGTACCGCAAATGTCCTGTTCGTGCAATAGAGATTGAGGAAAAATAA
- the cmk gene encoding (d)CMP kinase translates to MKKISIAIDGPASSGKSTVAKILAKKMNYIYCDTGAMYRALTYLAIQNKVDFEDELGLVKLCLEHGISFKQTEQEQLVFIDGIEVTQAIRQPDVTNAVSITAKHGKVREKMVELQQEIGQSGGVVMDGRDIGTAVLPNAEVKIFLVASVEERAERRYKENQEKGITTDFDTLKKEIEQRDYLDSTREVSPLKQALDAVKIDTTGMNIEEVVKAIEDVIEARYS, encoded by the coding sequence ATGAAAAAGATAAGTATTGCAATTGATGGACCAGCTTCATCTGGAAAAAGCACTGTAGCAAAGATTTTAGCCAAAAAAATGAATTACATTTATTGTGATACAGGAGCGATGTATCGAGCATTAACCTATTTAGCCATTCAAAATAAGGTTGATTTTGAAGACGAACTAGGTTTAGTAAAATTATGTCTTGAACATGGGATTTCTTTTAAACAGACAGAACAAGAACAACTTGTTTTTATTGATGGCATTGAAGTAACACAAGCAATTAGACAACCAGACGTGACAAATGCTGTGTCTATTACTGCAAAACATGGAAAAGTTCGAGAAAAAATGGTTGAACTACAACAAGAAATCGGACAATCAGGCGGCGTTGTTATGGATGGACGAGATATTGGTACAGCAGTATTGCCAAATGCTGAAGTTAAAATATTTCTAGTTGCTAGCGTTGAAGAGCGAGCCGAAAGACGTTATAAAGAAAATCAGGAAAAAGGAATCACCACTGATTTTGATACATTAAAAAAAGAAATTGAGCAACGTGATTATCTTGATTCAACAAGAGAAGTATCACCTTTAAAACAGGCGCTAGATGCAGTAAAGATTGATACGACTGGAATGAATATAGAAGAAGTTGTAAAAGCTATTGAAGACGTTATTGAGGCTCGATACTCTTGA
- a CDS encoding ECF transporter S component: MRNNKVQKMVSVAMLAAIGVVLQFVAFPIMPAFSFLKIDFSDIPVMISMFLFGPLAGISTAFIRSVLHLFTTGASPQNLVGDVANFFATMMFTLPMYYFFKRGSDKRLNKILGISTGIIALTVLMSVANYFVITPLYLKLFGVSAGEFLGMSLTKYVTIGILPFNLIKGGIVSAVFLVLHAKLLPWLSRKQYQLSNKHTISK, encoded by the coding sequence ATGCGAAACAACAAGGTACAAAAAATGGTAAGTGTAGCAATGTTAGCAGCAATAGGTGTAGTTTTACAATTTGTGGCGTTTCCGATCATGCCTGCGTTCAGTTTTTTGAAAATTGATTTTAGCGATATTCCTGTCATGATCAGTATGTTTTTATTTGGGCCGTTAGCAGGAATCAGTACAGCGTTTATACGATCAGTACTACATTTATTTACAACAGGGGCATCCCCGCAAAATTTAGTCGGAGATGTTGCCAACTTCTTTGCAACGATGATGTTTACTTTACCGATGTATTACTTTTTCAAACGAGGAAGCGACAAGCGTTTAAATAAAATTTTAGGCATTTCAACAGGGATAATTGCCTTGACTGTTTTGATGAGTGTGGCAAATTATTTTGTGATCACACCGCTGTATTTAAAACTATTTGGCGTATCTGCAGGAGAATTTTTAGGTATGTCTTTAACGAAATATGTAACAATTGGCATTTTGCCATTTAACTTGATAAAAGGTGGAATCGTAAGTGCTGTTTTCTTGGTACTACATGCTAAGCTTTTACCTTGGCTTTCAAGAAAACAATATCAGTTAAGCAATAAACATACAATAAGCAAATAA
- the rpsA gene encoding 30S ribosomal protein S1 — MTEDKKVEISNETMEDAMNSVQEVSVGDIVKGEVLAVEDKQVIVGIEGAGVEGVVPAKELSTTHVEDINELVKVGDILDLVVITSIGKDKENGSYLLSKRRLDAKKVWEEIEQDFQAGKIIEAPVTSVVKGGLVVDVGVRGFVPASMVEDHFVADFSAYKGQTLTFKIIEIEPSENRLILSHKAVVEAEKNSKKKDILAELHDGDIVDGKVARLTDFGAFIDLGGIDGLVHVSEIAHQHVGKPSDVLSVGDEVKVKILSINPDEERVSLSIKETLAGPWEDIESKAAVGSVLEGTVKRLTSFGAFVEVFPGVEGLVHISQISHKHIATPHEVLQEGDVVQVKVLEVNPDEHRIALSIKALEAKPESQEEPKDVQDYELPEENTGFTMGDILGDALKGQESDSE, encoded by the coding sequence ATGACAGAAGATAAAAAAGTGGAAATCAGCAATGAAACAATGGAAGATGCGATGAATAGTGTTCAAGAAGTAAGCGTCGGCGACATCGTTAAAGGTGAAGTGCTTGCAGTTGAAGACAAACAAGTAATCGTTGGTATTGAAGGTGCCGGTGTTGAAGGGGTAGTTCCAGCAAAAGAGTTGTCTACAACACACGTTGAAGATATCAATGAATTAGTAAAAGTTGGCGATATTTTAGATTTGGTTGTCATCACGTCAATTGGTAAAGACAAAGAAAATGGTAGTTATTTACTTTCTAAACGTCGTTTAGATGCTAAAAAAGTTTGGGAAGAAATCGAACAAGATTTCCAAGCAGGTAAAATTATTGAAGCACCAGTTACAAGTGTTGTAAAGGGTGGATTAGTTGTTGATGTTGGTGTTCGTGGTTTTGTTCCAGCATCAATGGTAGAAGACCATTTTGTTGCTGATTTTTCAGCATACAAAGGGCAAACATTAACATTTAAAATTATTGAAATCGAACCTTCAGAAAATCGTTTGATTTTATCTCATAAAGCTGTTGTTGAAGCTGAGAAAAACTCTAAGAAAAAAGATATTTTAGCTGAACTTCATGATGGAGATATTGTTGACGGGAAGGTTGCTCGTTTAACTGATTTCGGTGCGTTTATCGATTTAGGCGGTATTGATGGATTGGTTCACGTTTCAGAGATTGCCCATCAACATGTTGGCAAACCAAGTGATGTATTGTCTGTTGGTGATGAGGTAAAAGTGAAGATACTTTCGATTAATCCTGATGAAGAACGGGTTTCTTTATCAATTAAAGAAACATTAGCTGGACCATGGGAAGATATTGAAAGCAAAGCAGCTGTTGGTTCTGTTCTTGAAGGAACAGTCAAACGCTTAACGAGTTTCGGCGCATTCGTAGAAGTCTTTCCAGGTGTTGAAGGCTTAGTTCATATTTCGCAAATTTCACATAAACATATTGCAACACCACACGAAGTGCTACAAGAAGGCGATGTTGTTCAAGTGAAAGTATTAGAAGTAAATCCAGACGAACACCGTATCGCTCTTAGTATCAAAGCTTTGGAAGCGAAGCCTGAATCTCAAGAAGAGCCAAAAGATGTCCAAGACTATGAGTTGCCAGAAGAAAATACTGGTTTTACAATGGGAGATATCTTAGGTGATGCACTAAAAGGACAAGAGTCAGATTCAGAATAA
- a CDS encoding helix-turn-helix transcriptional regulator, translating to MCRLLIVSNDPKEQEILQQSINDSFMNIKVLPPARTEHEAIEIAESLLPEILLIAIDHLEIDGFIVKRKIVQHLPNIKVIILTERNDFQSIHQALRCGAIDYLLTPVDLNELKFAIDRSVKSLNQVSLMDVLNKKPTVLAKEQINTILDYIHDHYNEEINLTTLADIMHLNRHYVSRFFKEAVGMNFIDYLTTYRIEKAKQLLMKTEESITEIAGTVGYIDSTYFSKLFKKKVGQSPHQFRKQYQGNHIPADLRVIYN from the coding sequence ATGTGCCGATTATTGATTGTTAGTAACGATCCAAAAGAACAAGAAATACTGCAACAATCCATTAATGATTCATTTATGAATATAAAAGTATTGCCTCCTGCCAGAACTGAACATGAAGCAATAGAAATTGCTGAAAGCCTTCTTCCTGAAATTCTTCTGATAGCGATCGATCACCTAGAGATTGATGGTTTTATTGTGAAGCGCAAAATTGTTCAGCACCTTCCAAATATAAAAGTAATTATTTTAACCGAACGCAACGATTTTCAAAGCATCCATCAAGCACTGAGGTGTGGGGCAATTGATTATTTGCTGACACCAGTTGATCTTAATGAATTAAAATTTGCAATTGATCGAAGCGTTAAATCTTTGAACCAAGTGTCTCTAATGGATGTGTTAAACAAAAAGCCTACGGTATTAGCTAAAGAACAAATTAATACCATTCTTGATTATATTCATGATCATTATAACGAAGAAATCAATTTAACAACTTTAGCCGATATTATGCACTTAAATCGTCATTATGTCAGCCGTTTCTTTAAAGAAGCTGTAGGAATGAACTTCATTGATTATTTAACTACTTACCGTATAGAAAAAGCCAAACAGCTTTTAATGAAAACAGAGGAATCTATTACTGAGATAGCCGGAACTGTCGGTTACATCGATTCTACTTATTTTAGTAAATTGTTTAAGAAAAAAGTAGGACAATCTCCTCATCAATTCCGCAAACAATATCAAGGTAATCATATTCCAGCCGATTTACGAGTGATTTATAATTAA
- a CDS encoding aldehyde dehydrogenase family protein, giving the protein MTEVVKVEEIEMLVETAKKAQAEYEHFSQEQVDAIVKNVYQKTLDNAEKLAISANKETGFGKVSDKIIKNTFASEQVYESIKDLATVGIVNRRKEDKIIEIAVPLGVVAGLIPSTNPTATVIFKSLIALKTRNAIVFSPHPKALQSILMAAEIIEKAAVEAGAPSGLVQVIQEPTLDATSALMKHEDVSLILATGGKAMVQAAYSSGNPAIGVGPGNVPVLIDATADIAHAIDCVVSSKTFDNGIICASEQALVVDKSVKDEVIKNLKAKNAYFMNEEESAKVSQYILRDTGTLNPEIVGKSAADVAELVGISVPKETSILISEQSEIGHHNPYSREKLTPILGLFTVDSFETGVETCKALLANEGTGHTAVIHTTSDQHAEIFGLEMRASRILVNTLGALGAIGATTKLAPSMTLGCGAMGGSSTTDNVTAHHLMNVKRIAYGVE; this is encoded by the coding sequence ATGACTGAAGTAGTCAAAGTAGAAGAGATTGAAATGTTAGTAGAAACAGCAAAGAAAGCTCAAGCAGAATATGAACATTTTTCTCAGGAGCAAGTAGATGCTATCGTGAAGAATGTTTATCAAAAAACACTAGATAATGCTGAAAAACTAGCTATATCAGCAAATAAAGAAACTGGTTTTGGAAAAGTTTCAGATAAAATAATCAAAAATACTTTTGCAAGTGAGCAAGTTTATGAAAGCATTAAAGACTTAGCAACTGTAGGAATTGTTAATCGTAGAAAAGAAGATAAAATCATTGAAATCGCTGTTCCTTTAGGCGTGGTAGCGGGGTTGATTCCATCAACGAATCCAACTGCTACAGTTATTTTTAAATCATTGATTGCTTTAAAAACGAGAAATGCAATTGTCTTTTCTCCACATCCAAAAGCGTTACAATCTATTTTAATGGCAGCAGAAATTATCGAAAAAGCAGCAGTAGAAGCTGGCGCACCTAGTGGATTAGTTCAAGTGATTCAAGAACCTACTTTAGATGCGACAAGCGCTTTAATGAAACATGAAGATGTATCGTTAATTCTTGCTACAGGTGGTAAAGCGATGGTACAAGCAGCTTACAGTTCTGGAAATCCAGCAATTGGCGTAGGTCCAGGAAATGTTCCAGTATTGATTGATGCAACAGCTGATATTGCTCATGCGATTGATTGTGTTGTTAGTAGTAAAACGTTTGATAATGGGATTATCTGTGCCTCTGAACAAGCACTTGTTGTAGACAAGTCAGTAAAAGATGAAGTTATCAAAAACTTAAAAGCGAAAAATGCTTATTTTATGAATGAAGAAGAATCTGCTAAAGTTAGTCAGTACATTTTAAGAGATACTGGGACGTTGAATCCTGAGATTGTTGGTAAAAGTGCAGCTGATGTAGCTGAATTGGTTGGCATTTCTGTTCCAAAAGAGACAAGCATTTTAATCTCTGAGCAATCAGAAATAGGTCATCATAATCCATATTCAAGAGAAAAATTAACACCAATATTGGGATTATTTACAGTCGATTCATTTGAAACAGGTGTTGAGACTTGTAAAGCATTGCTAGCAAATGAAGGAACAGGTCACACCGCTGTGATTCATACAACATCTGATCAACATGCAGAAATATTCGGCTTAGAAATGAGAGCTTCTCGGATTCTAGTAAATACGCTGGGAGCGTTAGGCGCAATCGGAGCAACAACTAAATTAGCGCCTTCAATGACACTAGGTTGTGGAGCGATGGGTGGTAGCAGTACAACTGACAATGTAACAGCACATCATCTGATGAATGTGAAGCGTATTGCTTACGGTGTCGAATAA
- a CDS encoding helix-turn-helix domain-containing protein encodes MKPSFILALFQHGYKVRTSTLYHLLKGKRTSSVLLYGFFYNNLPFFQLFPELSETQYNKIINELAEKHLLRLNSNGDAQITAKGQQVIASNQQYMWLDNYRLGRTDEAIWRLLQFTVQVVSQLSYSNKHYIPLEQSPLYQNQVKMYIKSMPKAKLIERIKQEWQEIFSALSTEEANFFARQFSGYKQIGKTSFQLLDMENKAFDRFLIKKDRIHHLLKVIQKLPNNSFLKELIRPLLKQNENNSMNETRKYLNKHFSLDELALQRGVKRSTVQDHLLEVALTNDFPFERFISNETVNFLDNFKPPYQEWDYRSLKQTKPEFDYFEFRLYQIQKMKEERDKSR; translated from the coding sequence ATGAAACCTTCCTTCATTTTAGCTTTATTTCAACATGGATACAAGGTGCGAACCTCAACACTCTATCATCTTTTAAAAGGTAAACGAACGAGTTCGGTATTGTTATATGGTTTTTTTTATAATAATTTACCCTTTTTCCAGCTATTTCCAGAACTGTCAGAAACACAATATAATAAAATAATAAACGAATTGGCGGAGAAACATTTACTCCGTCTAAATAGCAATGGAGACGCCCAAATAACCGCTAAAGGCCAACAAGTGATAGCATCTAATCAACAATATATGTGGCTAGATAATTATCGTTTGGGCAGAACAGATGAGGCGATCTGGCGTTTATTGCAGTTTACTGTTCAAGTTGTGTCTCAATTATCGTATAGTAATAAACACTATATTCCGCTTGAACAATCGCCATTGTATCAAAACCAAGTGAAAATGTATATCAAATCAATGCCTAAAGCAAAATTAATTGAAAGAATCAAACAAGAATGGCAAGAGATTTTTTCAGCTTTATCTACAGAAGAAGCCAATTTTTTTGCCCGTCAATTTTCCGGCTATAAACAAATAGGCAAAACCTCATTTCAATTATTAGATATGGAAAATAAGGCCTTTGATCGGTTTTTGATCAAAAAGGATAGAATCCATCATTTGCTAAAAGTCATTCAAAAACTACCAAACAATAGTTTTTTAAAAGAGCTTATTCGTCCGTTGTTAAAGCAAAACGAAAACAACAGCATGAATGAGACGAGAAAATATCTCAACAAGCATTTTTCACTAGACGAATTGGCGTTACAAAGAGGAGTGAAAAGAAGTACTGTACAAGACCATCTTTTAGAGGTGGCTTTAACGAATGACTTTCCCTTTGAACGATTTATCTCAAATGAGACAGTCAATTTTTTAGATAACTTTAAACCTCCCTATCAAGAATGGGATTATCGCTCTTTAAAGCAAACAAAACCTGAGTTTGATTATTTTGAATTTCGTCTTTACCAGATTCAAAAAATGAAGGAAGAAAGAGATAAAAGCAGATGA
- a CDS encoding RecQ family ATP-dependent DNA helicase has translation MTSKLENVLYEKFGFNTFKPGQKEVIEQLLLKQDTLAVLPTGTGKSLCYQFVGYLVEGAVIIVSPLLSLMEDQVIQLQKKGESRVIALNSSLSFSEKQYVLNHLYTYKYILISPETLTQKEVRQRIAQLKIALFVVDEAHCVFQWGVDFRPEYTKLSAIQKECGYPLTLALTATATPTVKKEIEKQLFSHQKNASEVIHSVNRPNIGLIVQKVSEKNEALLSYLTQLKSKGIIYCATRKTAERINQLIKEQTTLKTAYYHGGLTANERSLLQQQFVTNQLDVLCATNAFGMGIDKPDVRFVIHYDCPDSLEDYVQEIGRAGRDGEQSIAILLYQKGDESIHYYFQSESRLDRELLNELVCLQSEHPQEAFPVLNEIQQKWMQGYLEKEYTFEELKDRLLRKEKERKQQLSVMLNYINEEKCRRAFIQQYFSENSAETKQENCCDCCGLSFDICKEQIVQSPEENEISENWEDILIRLFKE, from the coding sequence ATGACGAGCAAATTAGAAAATGTCTTATACGAAAAATTTGGTTTTAATACCTTTAAACCCGGACAAAAAGAAGTGATTGAACAGCTTTTACTAAAACAAGATACACTAGCTGTTTTACCTACAGGCACAGGTAAATCCCTGTGCTATCAATTTGTAGGTTATCTAGTTGAAGGGGCTGTGATCATCGTTTCTCCTTTACTTTCATTGATGGAAGACCAAGTGATTCAATTGCAAAAAAAAGGAGAATCTAGGGTTATCGCGTTGAATAGCAGTTTGTCTTTTTCAGAAAAACAGTATGTATTGAATCATTTATATACGTACAAATATATTTTGATTAGTCCAGAAACATTAACCCAAAAAGAAGTGAGACAACGAATTGCTCAACTGAAAATTGCCTTGTTTGTAGTGGATGAAGCGCATTGTGTGTTCCAGTGGGGCGTTGACTTTAGGCCAGAATATACAAAACTTAGTGCTATTCAAAAAGAATGTGGTTATCCTTTGACGTTAGCATTGACTGCTACGGCAACGCCTACGGTAAAAAAAGAGATTGAAAAACAATTATTTTCTCATCAGAAAAATGCCTCAGAAGTGATTCATTCAGTCAATCGTCCAAATATTGGTTTGATTGTTCAGAAAGTGTCGGAAAAAAACGAAGCTTTACTTTCTTATCTAACACAATTAAAAAGTAAAGGCATTATCTATTGCGCAACACGAAAAACAGCCGAGCGGATAAATCAATTGATCAAAGAACAAACAACATTAAAAACAGCATACTACCATGGTGGTTTAACTGCTAATGAACGCAGTTTATTACAACAACAATTTGTAACGAATCAACTTGATGTCTTATGTGCTACCAATGCTTTTGGGATGGGGATTGATAAGCCAGATGTTCGCTTTGTCATTCACTATGATTGCCCTGATAGTCTAGAAGATTATGTACAAGAGATCGGTCGAGCTGGTCGTGATGGTGAACAAAGCATTGCCATATTGCTTTATCAAAAAGGAGACGAATCGATTCATTATTACTTTCAATCAGAGAGTCGCCTTGATCGGGAATTATTGAATGAATTAGTTTGCTTGCAATCTGAACATCCGCAAGAAGCGTTTCCTGTGTTAAATGAAATCCAGCAAAAATGGATGCAAGGATATCTGGAAAAAGAATACACATTTGAAGAGTTAAAAGATAGATTATTAAGAAAAGAGAAAGAACGTAAACAACAGTTAAGTGTTATGTTAAACTATATTAACGAAGAAAAGTGCCGTCGAGCATTCATCCAACAGTATTTTTCAGAAAATAGTGCTGAAACAAAGCAAGAAAATTGTTGTGATTGTTGCGGCTTATCTTTTGACATTTGTAAAGAGCAAATAGTACAATCACCAGAAGAAAACGAAATCTCTGAAAATTGGGAGGACATTTTAATAAGATTATTTAAAGAATGA
- a CDS encoding SAG1386/EF1546 family surface-associated protein: MSKKDTKKPSGAREPWEQSIYDTDKNAGGSRSEKRQQKKGNTVFLTILVILLLLIIALPVGTYLYVMRDKPDSKEPAQSSVVVQSSTKNSSTQPSSSSSQEQASTESSVPQETAPTSPAAEEPVYDQVRNGEGPNQVASRNGISTEELLQLNGLTLNSVLQPGQTLRVK; encoded by the coding sequence GTGAGTAAAAAAGATACGAAAAAACCATCAGGAGCACGCGAACCGTGGGAGCAATCAATTTATGACACTGACAAAAATGCTGGAGGTTCCCGTTCAGAAAAACGTCAACAGAAAAAAGGAAACACAGTCTTTCTGACCATTTTAGTTATCTTATTGCTATTAATTATCGCGTTGCCTGTAGGAACGTACCTTTATGTCATGAGAGATAAACCTGACAGTAAAGAACCAGCTCAATCATCTGTTGTTGTACAATCATCGACAAAAAATAGTTCGACGCAGCCGTCTTCTAGCTCATCACAAGAGCAAGCATCTACTGAAAGTAGTGTGCCGCAAGAAACAGCACCGACAAGTCCAGCAGCGGAAGAACCTGTTTATGACCAAGTCCGTAATGGAGAAGGACCTAACCAAGTTGCTTCAAGAAATGGTATTTCAACAGAAGAATTATTACAATTAAATGGTCTAACGTTGAATTCTGTTTTACAGCCAGGTCAAACGTTACGAGTTAAATGA
- a CDS encoding alpha/beta hydrolase → MKKWQKRVLWLVGVFALLILVGLFYIKTVTYSPTTTALDVSKQATNENGLLVFEGEQEKPALIFYQGALVENASYSIWAKKVASAGFAVYLIKEPLNLAVLGQNKAEKIIQKNHLKSYVVGGHSLGGVMASRFAAEQANHNQLKGVFFLASYPDEKGSLKGFKGHVLSLTGSEDGVLNWQAYEQSKKYLPEQTMYQEIKGGNHAGFGSYGEQKGDKPASINNEEQQEKIADALINWLTLIK, encoded by the coding sequence ATGAAAAAATGGCAGAAACGAGTGCTCTGGTTAGTTGGAGTTTTTGCACTACTAATTTTAGTTGGCTTATTTTACATCAAAACAGTTACATACAGCCCAACAACAACAGCTTTAGATGTATCAAAACAAGCAACGAATGAAAATGGTTTGTTGGTTTTTGAAGGAGAGCAGGAAAAACCAGCGCTTATTTTTTATCAAGGCGCATTAGTTGAAAATGCTAGTTATAGCATTTGGGCTAAAAAAGTAGCGAGTGCCGGATTTGCTGTTTATCTTATTAAAGAACCATTGAATTTAGCTGTACTAGGTCAAAATAAAGCAGAGAAAATTATTCAAAAGAATCATCTGAAAAGTTATGTAGTTGGTGGGCATTCGTTAGGTGGAGTGATGGCTAGTCGCTTTGCTGCTGAGCAAGCAAATCACAACCAACTCAAAGGTGTGTTCTTTTTAGCGAGTTATCCAGATGAGAAAGGGAGCCTTAAAGGGTTTAAAGGACACGTGCTTTCTTTAACTGGTTCTGAGGATGGCGTTTTAAATTGGCAAGCATATGAGCAGTCGAAAAAATACTTACCTGAACAAACTATGTATCAAGAAATAAAGGGTGGAAACCATGCTGGATTCGGTAGCTATGGGGAACAAAAAGGAGACAAGCCAGCGTCAATAAACAATGAAGAGCAACAAGAAAAAATTGCTGATGCACTAATTAATTGGTTAACTCTGATTAAATAA